One window of Cygnus olor isolate bCygOlo1 chromosome 28, bCygOlo1.pri.v2, whole genome shotgun sequence genomic DNA carries:
- the EFNA4 gene encoding ephrin-A4: protein MRPAPLLGLLLWAPLLWAPPPPVRGLRHGVHWNGSNPRFLRDDYSIQVSINDYLDIYCPHYEGAVPAGRAETFTLFMVDREGYRGCYETPGAFKRWECNQPQAPFGPVRFSEKIQRFTPFSLGFEFQPGETYYYISVPSPESAGRCLKLRVSVCCRATTPEPVTEVPNSQPRGRGAPEDAGTPRDTAAPALQQRRAQCLALTLLALLWI, encoded by the exons ATGCGCCCCGCGCCGCTGCTCGGGCTCCTGCTCTGGGCGCCGCTGCTCTGGGCACCGCCGCCGCCGGTGCGCGGCCTCCGACACGGCGTCCACTGGAACGGGAGCAACCCCAG GTTCCTGCGGGACGACTACTCCATCCAGGTGTCCATCAATGACTACCTGGACATCTACTGCCCGCACTACGAGGGGGCTGTGCCCGCCGGCCGGGCAGAGACGTTCACGCTCTTCATGGTGGACCGGGAGGGCTACCGCGGCTGCTACGAGACCCCCGGGGCCTTCAAACGCTGGGAGTGCAACCAGCCCCAGGCGCCCTTCGGGCCCGTCCGCTTCTCAGAGAAGATCCAGCGCTTCACCCCCTTCTCGCTCGGCTTCGAGTTCCAGCCGGGGGAGACCTACTACTACATCT CCGTGCCCAGCCCCGAGAGCGCCGGGCGCTGCCTGAAGCTGCGCGTCTCCGTCTGCTGCAGAGCCACCA CGCCGGAGCCGGTGACAGAGGTTCCCAACTCCCAGCCCCGCGGGCGAGGAGCCCCCGAGG ACGCGGGGACGCCCCGGGACAccgcggccccggccctgcAGCAGCGCCGTGCCCAGTGCCTGGCTCTTACGCTCCTCGCCCTGCTCTGGATCTGA